One genomic region from Vitis riparia cultivar Riparia Gloire de Montpellier isolate 1030 chromosome 17, EGFV_Vit.rip_1.0, whole genome shotgun sequence encodes:
- the LOC117904846 gene encoding probable glutathione S-transferase, with protein MGEEVKVIGSILSGFCVRVEWALKLKGVEYEYIKEDLRNKSPMLLKYNPVHKKVPVLVHGDKPIPESLVILEYIDETWKDNPLLPEDPYERAMARFWAKYADEKCLFGAWEAFKAEGEEKEKAMESALESFAFLEKAIKGKKFFGGEKMGFLDLVVGWIPHWLSVLEEVGDMKMLDAERFPSLHEWAENFIQIPLIKECIPPRDVLVNHFHATLSYVRSLSANKP; from the exons ATGGGAGAAGAAGTGAAGGTGATTGGATCTATCCTAAGCGGTTTCTGCGTCAGGGTTGAGTGGGCTCTCAAACTCAAGGGGGTGGAGTATGAGTACATAAAAGAAGATCTAAGGAACAAGAGCCCCATGCTTCTTAAGTATAACCCTGTCCACAAGAAGGTCCCAGTGCTTGTCCATGGTGATAAACCTATTCCTGAGTCACTTGTCATCCTTGAGTACATCGACGAGACATGGAAGGACAACCCTCTGCTGCCTGAAGATCCATATGAGAGAGCCATGGCTCGTTTCTGGGCCAAGTATGCTGATGAAAAG TGTCTGTTTGGGGCATGGGAAGCTTTCAAGGCTGAAggggaagaaaaggagaaggCTATGGAGTCAGCACTAGAATCATTTGCATTTCTGGAGAAGGCGATAAAAGGGAAGAAGTTTTTTGGAGGAGAGAAGATGGGGTTCTTGGATCTGGTAGTGGGTTGGATACCTCACTGGCTCAGTGTTTTAGAAGAAGTTGGAGACATGAAGATGCTTGATGCTGAGAGGTTCCCATCACTCCATGAATGGGCTGAGAACTTCATCCAAATTCCACTCATTAAAGAATGCATTCCACCTAGAGATGTCTTGGTCAACCACTTCCATGCTACCCTCAGCTACGTGCGCTCCTTATCTGCCAATAAGCCATGA
- the LOC117904849 gene encoding glutathione transferase GST 23-like isoform X1, producing MKFTKSINSQSKAFNREKTVEWALKLKGVAYEYLEEDLRNKSPMLLQSNPVHKKVPVLVHDGRPIAESLVILEYIDEAWKGYPLLPEDPSERAKIRFWARFTDENCVLGAWAACCAKGHEREKAIESAQESLSFLQKQIEGKKFFGGETMGLLDLVVGSLPNWIEFLEEHGGMKLLDEEKFPSLYEWAQKFINIPIISERIPTKEGLINYFQGGQNSRLTTGK from the exons ATGAAGTTCACAAAGTCTATAAATTCACAATCCAAGGCTTTCAATAGAGAAAAAAC GGTAGAATGGGCACTGAAGCTCAAGGGTGTAGCATACGAGTACCTGGAAGAAGACTTGAGAAACAAGAGCCCCATGCTTCTCCAGTCTAACCCTGTTCACAAGAAGGTCCCGGTGCTTGTGCACGATGGTAGACCAATTGCCGAGTCCCTTGTCATCCTTGAGTACATAGATGAGGCATGGAAAGGCTACCCTCTATTGCCCGAGGATCCTTCTGAAAGAGCCAAAATCCGATTCTGGGCAAGATTCACTGATGAGAAT TGTGTGCTCGGTGCCTGGGCTGCTTGCTGTGCCAAAGGACATGAACGAGAGAAAGCTATAGAGTCTGCACAAGAATCGCTGAGTTTTCTACAAAAGCAGATTGAAGGGAAGAAATTTTTTGGGGGTGAGACGATGGGCTTGCTGGATCTGGTGGTGGGTTCACTGCCTAACTGGATCGAATTCTTGGAAGAACATGGAGGCATGAAGCTGCTGGATGAAGAGAAGTTTCCATCCCTTTATGAATGGGCTCAGAAATTTATCAACATTCCAATCATCAGTGAAAGAATACCAACAAAGGAAGGGCTGATAAACTACTTTCAGGGAGGGCAAAACAGCAGACTTACTACTGGAAAATGA
- the LOC117904849 gene encoding probable glutathione S-transferase isoform X2: MGEVKVLGASLSFFCCRVEWALKLKGVAYEYLEEDLRNKSPMLLQSNPVHKKVPVLVHDGRPIAESLVILEYIDEAWKGYPLLPEDPSERAKIRFWARFTDENCVLGAWAACCAKGHEREKAIESAQESLSFLQKQIEGKKFFGGETMGLLDLVVGSLPNWIEFLEEHGGMKLLDEEKFPSLYEWAQKFINIPIISERIPTKEGLINYFQGGQNSRLTTGK, from the exons ATGGGAGAAGTGAAAGTGCTTGGAGCTTCTCTAAGCTTTTTCTGTTGCAGGGTAGAATGGGCACTGAAGCTCAAGGGTGTAGCATACGAGTACCTGGAAGAAGACTTGAGAAACAAGAGCCCCATGCTTCTCCAGTCTAACCCTGTTCACAAGAAGGTCCCGGTGCTTGTGCACGATGGTAGACCAATTGCCGAGTCCCTTGTCATCCTTGAGTACATAGATGAGGCATGGAAAGGCTACCCTCTATTGCCCGAGGATCCTTCTGAAAGAGCCAAAATCCGATTCTGGGCAAGATTCACTGATGAGAAT TGTGTGCTCGGTGCCTGGGCTGCTTGCTGTGCCAAAGGACATGAACGAGAGAAAGCTATAGAGTCTGCACAAGAATCGCTGAGTTTTCTACAAAAGCAGATTGAAGGGAAGAAATTTTTTGGGGGTGAGACGATGGGCTTGCTGGATCTGGTGGTGGGTTCACTGCCTAACTGGATCGAATTCTTGGAAGAACATGGAGGCATGAAGCTGCTGGATGAAGAGAAGTTTCCATCCCTTTATGAATGGGCTCAGAAATTTATCAACATTCCAATCATCAGTGAAAGAATACCAACAAAGGAAGGGCTGATAAACTACTTTCAGGGAGGGCAAAACAGCAGACTTACTACTGGAAAATGA
- the LOC117904845 gene encoding uncharacterized protein LOC117904845: MGSSSAAPSNLLSTSFTCVTSNSTHSFLRPSKLSCITKTTLPPKISHTHLPRFHRGKTRAALDEDNHTITTPIAVQEQQPSEEVEESVKVLKNAAKTRRVPKEEVLSALSVIEKANLDPSGFLDTLGGSKSPGRTWMLIFTAQKQLKGGSYFPLTAVQRFDAAGKRIENGVYLGPIGCLTFEGRFSWKKRILAFIFECIRIKVGPFNPLEISLGQKDDREPGTKDPFFIWFYIDEEIAVARGRSGGTAFWCRCSRVMSS; this comes from the exons ATGGGTTCATCATCAGCTGCACCTTCCAATTTGCTCTCAACCTCCTTCACCTGTGTCACTTCCAACTCAACTCATTCCTTCCTCAGACCCTCAAAACTCTCCTGCATAACCAAAACCACCCTTCCTCCCAAGATCTCACACACCCATCTTCCAAGATTTCACAGAGGAAAGACCAGAGCTGCCCTTGATGAAGACAACCACACTATCACTACACCCATTGCCGTTCAGGAACAACAGCCCAGTGAA GAAGTCGAAGAAAGTGTGAAAGTGTTGAAAAATGCTGCCAAGACTAGAAGGGTACCGAAAGAGGAGGTTCTGTCTGCTCTTTCTGTGATTGAGAAGGCAAACCTTGATCCCTCTGGGTTTCTCGATACCCTGGGTGGATCAAAGTCCCCAGGGAGGACTTGGATGCTTATTTTCACTGCTCAG AAACAGTTAAAGGGTGGTAGCTACTTCCCGCTCACTGCTGTTCAGAGGTTTGATGCTGCT GGAAAGAGAATTGAGAATGGGGTATATCTTGGGCCAATTGGGTGCTTAACATTTGAAGGCAGATTTTCATGGAAGAAGAGAATATTGGCATTCATTTTTGAGTGCATTCGGATCAAGGTTGGACCTTTTAACCCTTTAGAAATCAGTCTTGGCCAAAAAGATGACAGGGAGCCAGGCACGAAGGATCCTTTCTTCATCTGGTTTTACATTGATGAGGAAATAGCAGTTGCTCGAGGCAGAAGTGGGGGGACTGCATTTTGGTGCAGATGCAGCCGTGTCATGAGTTCTtga
- the LOC117904601 gene encoding ATP synthase subunit beta, mitochondrial-like: protein MASRKLLSSLLRTSVRRPISRSVLSNPRSPLPRPSPVGHLLARAANYASSASAAAPAASTPSAAKGAGPSGKITDEFTGAGAIGQVCQVIGAVVDVRFDEGLPPILTALEVLDNSIRLVLEVAQHLGENMVRTIAMDGTEGLVRGQRVLNTGSPITVPVGRATLGRIINVIGEPIDERGDIKTDHFLPIHREAPSFVDQATEQQILVTGIKVVDLLAPYQRGGKIGLFGGAGVGKTVLIMELINNVAKAHGGFSVFAGVGERTREGNDLYREMIESGVIKLGEKQSESKCALVYGQMNEPPGARARVGLTGLTVAEHFRDAEGQDVLLFIDNIFRFTQANSEVSALLGRIPSAVGYQPTLATDLGGLQERITTTKKGSITSVQAIYVPADDLTDPAPATTFAHLDATTVLSRQISELGIYPAVDPLDSTSRMLSPHILGEEHYNTARGVQKVLQNYKNLQDIIAILGMDELSEDDKLTVARARKIQRFLSQPFHVAEVFTGAPGKYVELKESITSFQGVLDGKYDDLSEQSFYMVGGIEEVIAKAEKIAKESAA from the exons ATGGCTTCTCGAAAgcttctctcatctcttctccGGACCTCCGTCCGCCGTCCGATCTCCAGGTCCGTACTCTCCAACCCTAGATCTCCACTCCCTCGTCCTTCTCCTGTCGGCCACCTCCTCGCCCGCGCGGCTAACTATGCCAGCTCCGCCTCCGCCGCCGCTCCTGCGGCCTCAACTCCCTCTGCCGCCAAGGGGGCTGGACCCAGCGGCAAGATTACAGACGAGTTCACAGGCGCTGGAGCCATCGGGCAGGTGTGCCAGGTGATCGGAGCCGTCGTGGATGTTAGATTCGATGAAGGTTTGCCTCCGATCTTGACGGCACTGGAGGTTCTGGACAATTCGATCCGGTTGGTTCTGGAGGTCGCTCAGCATTTGGGAGAGAACATGGTGAGGACGATCGCTATGGACGGTACGGAAGGGCTTGTCAGAGGACAGAGAGTCCTCAACACTGGTTCTCCTATCACT GTTCCTGTGGGTAGGGCAACCCTTGGACGGATCATAAATGTTATTGGAGAGCCTATTGATGAGAGGGGTGACATAA AAACCGATCACTTTCTGCCTATCCATCGAGAAGCTCCATCCTTTGTTGATCAGGCTACTGAACAACAGATTCTTGTTACTGGAATTAAG GTTGTCGATCTTCTTGCACCATATCAAAGAGGTGGAAAGATTGGGCTCTTTGGTGGTGCTGGTGTAGGGAAAACTGTTCTTATTATGGAACTTATTAACAATGTTGCTAAAGCTCATG GTGGTTTCTCTGTCTTTGCTGGTGTGGGAGAACGCACTCGTGAGGGGAATGATTTGTACAGAGAAATGATCGAAAGTGGTGTCATTAAGCTTGGCGAGAAGCAG AGTGAAAGCAAGTGTGCACTTGTGTACGGTCAAATGAATGAGCCTCCTGGTGCTCGTGCTCGTGTTGGGCTTACTGGTCTTACTGTGGCTGAGCACTTCCGTGATGCTGAAGGGCAAGATGTGCTCCTCTTTATTGATAACATTTTCCGCTTTACCCAA GCAAACTCAGAGGTGTCTGCTTTGCTTGGTCGTATCCCATCTGCTGTTGGTTATCAGCCTACTTTGGCTACAGATCTTGGAGGTCTTCAGGAGCGTATTACCACAACCAAGAAAGGTTCCATCACATCTGTCCAAGCTATTTATGTGCCTGCTGATGACTTGACAGATCCAGCTCCAGCAACCACTTTTGCCCATCTTGATGCCACAACAGTGTTGTCTCGTCAG ATTTCTGAGCTTGGTATTTATCCTGCTGTTGACCCCTTGGATTCCACATCTCGCATGCTCTCCCCCCATATTTTAGGAGAAGAGCATTATAACACTGCTCGTGGCGTTCAGAAGGTTCTCCAGAACTATAAGAATCTTCAAGATATTATTGCCATTTTGGGAATGGATGAGCTTAGTGAAGATGACAAGTTGACTGTTGCTCGTGCTCGTAAAATTCAAAGGTTCTTGAGCCAGCCTTTCCATGTTGCTGAAGTGTTCACGGGAGCCCCTGGAAAATACGTAGAACTAAAAGAGAGCATTACCAGTTTCCAA GGTGTCCTGGATGGAAAATACGATGATCTTTCTGAGCAGTCTTTCTACATGGTTGGTGGAATTGAAGAAGTTATTGCCAAGGCTGAGAAAATTGCCAAGGAGTCAGCTGCTTAA